One genomic region from Chrysiogenia bacterium encodes:
- a CDS encoding alpha/beta hydrolase, whose product MSQFPDPKFAELGDIRMAYYEEGAEGALPVIFSHGFPELAYSWRHQLPAVAAAGFRAIAPDQRGYGLTDAPEKTEDYDITHLTGDLVALLDHLGEEKAVFVGHDWGGMVVWAMGQLHPDRVAGVVGVNTPFLPRAPMKPIDMMRAAFGESHYIVHFQQPGDADRRLAADTRRTLSQLYRKGVPLKQLMDEAKKTGKRPSFNLCEIVEGEDAPGEMCVTADELDFYVKMFEKSGFTGGINWYRNMNRNWEIMENVPQKVDAPSLMVTARNDVALPPSLAKGMERYVPDLETHMIEDCGHWTQSEQPARLNEILSTWLKKRFG is encoded by the coding sequence ATGAGCCAATTCCCCGATCCCAAGTTCGCCGAACTCGGCGACATTCGCATGGCCTACTACGAAGAAGGCGCCGAGGGTGCCCTGCCCGTCATCTTCAGCCACGGATTTCCCGAGCTCGCCTATTCCTGGCGCCACCAGCTCCCGGCCGTTGCGGCCGCCGGCTTTCGCGCGATCGCGCCCGACCAGCGCGGCTACGGTCTCACCGATGCCCCCGAAAAGACCGAGGACTACGACATCACCCACCTGACGGGCGACCTCGTCGCGCTGCTCGATCACCTGGGCGAGGAAAAGGCCGTTTTCGTCGGACACGACTGGGGCGGCATGGTGGTGTGGGCCATGGGGCAGCTTCACCCGGACCGCGTCGCGGGCGTCGTGGGCGTGAACACGCCGTTTCTGCCACGCGCGCCGATGAAGCCCATCGACATGATGCGCGCGGCATTCGGTGAGAGCCATTACATCGTGCACTTCCAGCAACCAGGTGATGCCGACCGGCGCCTTGCCGCCGACACGCGCCGCACGCTGAGCCAGCTCTACCGCAAGGGCGTGCCGCTCAAGCAGCTCATGGACGAGGCCAAGAAGACCGGCAAGCGCCCGAGCTTCAACCTCTGCGAGATCGTCGAGGGCGAGGACGCCCCCGGCGAGATGTGCGTCACCGCGGATGAACTCGATTTCTACGTGAAGATGTTCGAGAAGAGCGGCTTTACCGGCGGCATCAACTGGTATCGCAACATGAACCGCAACTGGGAGATCATGGAAAACGTGCCGCAGAAGGTGGACGCGCCCTCGCTCATGGTAACCGCCAGGAACGACGTCGCCCTGCCACCCTCACTGGCCAAGGGAATGGAGCGCTACGTGCCGGACCTCGAAACCCACATGATCGAGGACTGCGGCCACTGGACCCAGAGCGAGCAGCCCGCGCGCCTCAACGAGATACTGAGCACCTGGCTCAAGAAGCGATTCGGGTAG